A single region of the Vitis riparia cultivar Riparia Gloire de Montpellier isolate 1030 unplaced genomic scaffold, EGFV_Vit.rip_1.0 scaffold315_pilon_pilon, whole genome shotgun sequence genome encodes:
- the LOC117909761 gene encoding pentatricopeptide repeat-containing protein At1g77360, mitochondrial-like, translated as MGKKHKRPNHTTSSPPPLHHDHRNKRHSSSTTDSATHHQTPKRPSFPTYLETPNLSPKVRLLCEIIANTPSSTVEEVLHDTAIRVSPEDVEDSLKLSYGFPGSAVKFFRWSGHQLNDNHSPYSWNLVVDMLGKNLLFDAMWDAVKSMKKQGLLSLATFASIFSSYVIADRVREAIMTFDVMEQYGCPRDIVALNSLLSAICRDGRTVQAAEFLRNVRGLIRPDADTYAILLEGWESEGNCGAARQTFDEMVMDIGWDPGNVSAYESFLNALLHGPDGRREAMKFFEIMRDRQCSPGMRFYRIGLQECVKTSDSKGAQLLWQTMLSRNIGRPDTEMYNSMIALHCSCDNIVMARGMLDEMVCNGAFPDSETYNVLFRFLIRRRKLEEAFSIFSEMVQNECVPDLTNCNAAVRIYLDLGDVYKAIKVWKYIIENHDSGLEETGNLLVTGLRDHDRIPEAVKYAKDMIVRGIKLTSSTLSKLKHALVEVGKGPVYDELLRKWKTR; from the coding sequence ATGGGCAAGAAGCACAAGAGGCCAAACCACACTACCTCTTCTCCTCCACCACTACACCATGACCACCGCAACAAGCGCCATTCATCTTCAACCACAGACTCAGCTACGCACCATCAAACCCCTAAGCGACCCAGCTTTCCCACATACCTCGAAACCCCCAATTTGAGCCCGAAAGTTAGACTCCTATGCGAAATAATAGCCAACACCCCGTCCTCTACCGTCGAAGAGGTCTTGCACGACACCGCCATTAGGGTTTCTCCAGAAGACGTCGAAGACTCTCTCAAACTCTCCTATGGCTTCCCCGGCTCCGCCGTGAAGTTCTTCCGTTGGTCCGGCCACCAGCTCAATGACAACCATAGCCCATACTCTTGGAATTTGGTCGTGGATATGCTGGGCAAGAATTTGTTGTTTGACGCAATGTGGGACGCGGTCAAGTCCATGAAGAAGCAAGGTTTGCTGTCTTTGGCCACTTTTGCTTCTATTTTTAGTAGTTATGTGATTGCGGATCGGGTCCGAGAGGCGATCATGACGTTTGATGTTATGGAACAGTACGGTTGTCCTCGGGACATCGTGGCTCTTAATTCTCTGCTTAGCGCAATTTGTAGGGATGGGAGAACAGTGCAGGCGGCAGAGTTTTTGCGCAATGTGAGGGGTTTGATTAGGCCGGACGCGGATACTTATGCGATTTTGTTGGAGGGTTGGGAGAGTGAGGGGAATTGTGGTGCTGCTAGGCAAACTTTTGATGAGATGGTGATGGATATTGGTTGGGATCCAGGAAATGTGTCAGCATATGAATCGTTTTTGAATGCTCTGCTCCATGGTCCAGATGGAAGGCGCGAAGCTATGAAGTTTTTTGAGATAATGAGGGATAGACAGTGTTCTCCCGGGATGAGGTTTTACAGGATTGGCCTTCAGGAGTGTGTGAAGACAAGTGATTCAAAAGGGGCCCAGTTGCTTTGGCAGACAATGTTAAGTAGGAATATTGGTAGACCCGATACTGAAATGTATAATTCTATGATTGCCCTGCATTGTTCGTGCGACAATATTGTTATGGCAAGAGGGATGTTGGATGAGATGGTTTGCAATGGGGCATTCCCGGATTCGGAAACTTACAATGTATTGTTTAGGTTCCTGATTAGAAGAAGGAAGTTAGAGGAGGCTTTTTCAATATTCAGTGAAATGGTTCAAAATGAGTGTGTGCCTGACCTGACAAACTGTAATGCAGCGGTTAGGATCTACTTGGATCTTGGGGACGTCTATAAGGCTATAAAGGTTTGGAAATACATAATTGAGAATCATGATTCTGGCTTGGAGGAGACAGGGAATTTGCTGGTTACAGGTCTGCGTGATCATGATAGGATCCCGGAAGCAGTTAAATATGCCAAGGATATGATTGTCCGAGGGATCAAATTGACCTCTTCCACATTGTCAAAGTTGAAACATGCCCTTGTTGAAGTGGGAAAGGGACCAGTATATGATGAGCTTTTGAGAAAGTGGAAAACTCGTTAG